A segment of the Lolium perenne isolate Kyuss_39 chromosome 3, Kyuss_2.0, whole genome shotgun sequence genome:
AATAAAATGTGAAGAAACTTCAAGAATGAAGGAAGCAATCAAAAGATCCAAAGAACAAATTGAACAAATACAAGATTTCATGATAGAAAGAGATAATGCTCTAAATgaaataaggaagctccccaaggttcgcgaTTATTGCATTTTAATACAAGAtgaacaaacatggaatcataacTCCCTCTAAAACATTTAGAACAAAATCAATAAATAGGGTATTGATAATAATTGATACGCTTATCAAGAAAAACGTGAGCCCAAAAGCATTcatgagatatgagtgcatgaagatgcAACCAAAGTAGGCCAAGAACTCATAAATCAAGTtcttaccaccaccaccaaaaccaAATGGATAATAAAGGTGGTCGGCAAAGAACGAGGATATCAATCTGAGAGATTAAaactctcatgtatataagtttatAGGTGGACAAAAAATCATGATGAACAattcacaaagaaacatgcacacacaaaaggtTAGTTGAAATGACATGATATCCAAGAGGAATTCAAAAGATATACCGAAATGATTCTTACTAAAAAGAATATATAGGCAATGACTCCTTTTTCTCTTAGGGTATattaatgaacttcaaccaacaaaatctcaaaaacatcacaactaacaacaaGGGAACTAAAGCTAGTTGAAATATTTTGAGAAAAGGAAACAAGTATCACAACGAAACATTCAAATTGCAATCTCAAAATATTGCACATGAGAGAACCTTGAGGAATTCATAATAAATAAATTCCTAAAGGGCACCGATAACTGCAAGAACAAATATCAattgtagctagtttcgaaataagagtatcgaaccacgaggagctactGGTTAGGGTCTTAATGCCCCTTGCTACTTTCCACTAAATATTACTTATAAATTGTTTTATAATCTCAAAAAATTTAAATGGGGTGTTGTAAAAGGTTGAATATAAGCAAATAAAGCAGTAAAAATGTTATAGGAAATGGGTTGAAATTTAATAAGACAAAGTATTCTTAGAGATTATTGGATCCACCTTTAGCACTAGGATTCATGTTAATGGAGATAAAGTATGCTTTTAATCATATTGTGTGTGCAAGAGCTTCGTAATAAGATGCGTCTAGAAAGCCATCGATCATCGCATCTCTGAATAACCACAACAGCTAGTCTTCTGCAAGCCACATATTGACTATTGCTATTAAGGGGTTTACCCCGTGGTTATCGATATGAGCTTAGTGAATCCATCTTATCCCCCTTATTCATGTGTCAAAGCGCCGATACGGTAATGTCACTTCTCGCCGTTCACTTTGCAACACTTTAAAGGGTAGTTCCCTCTCGAGACCATAAGgcaaatattacatggtgcacaacacataatatcaagggagagaactaacacacattaatacttaaaaccatagatcatcttagattcatctcatattcatgctagggtttctccatctccccaagaacaagtaggactactcacacatggataaaatcaagaacatcatcataatcttATGGATGGGATTAAAGGAACAGAACGAATTCGAATACAAATCCACAATACCAATCAAGATTACAACTATGGTTGgaggatgatggtgatggtgcagCAGTTGATGATAATGAAGGGGATGATGCATTGTCCTCCGAGGATCCACGTAGTAGCCTGGATGTTGTCTTCTCCAAAGTTCCTTCTAGAGATCTGATCTGGGGCAGTGTTTCTCTATTTCGCGGAGTTGTCTGACTCTGCTCTCTGATCCGTCTTCGGGAGGTGAAAGTATTTGACGAGGCGGTGCTTCTGGATGGTGGTACGTGTGAACGGTACAGGCGGGCCTTGCCCGTTAAACCTACCGGAAGTTGTCCTCACATTGTCCTTTCGCCCAGGTGCATAATTAAGTGCTAAAATAATTTCTATCACATCAAAATGCCAGACAATGACAGATTTCATTGATATTTTTATCATCGACTTATTACTTCAAGATCTTGTGTAGATAAGCATAAAAGGGCGCGGTAGCGCGGTGAAATACAAAAATCATATTACTACTCAATGATAACTTGATAAAATAatgatgtaaaaatatgataaaaATGCACTCACCATGCACatttgggataggtgaatcatGAACATGATTTTTACAGATATCCCTTTACGTGCATCATCTCAACTTACTCACATAAGAAATAAAGAGTTTTATTTTTAAAGATCTTTGCAAAAACCGCAACATTTGcaaataaagaatttcatgccaaAAGTTGCAACCtataagaggttggatgctataagaGTATGCATGAGTAGATACTTGTTACTAAGATATCAACGGGATCGATGATGTAGTCGAAAAGAGTTCATCAATCACACTAGGTTGGCTCCAATCATCATATTGTGAACACAAATTATTTAGAAATGAGACAAACATCCATTGcaactccaatgtacctaaaacacaaTACTTTACATTTTGGTCCccaaaacttattgggtccaaagtggttagactaaccacaatacataggacaaactccatataaatatgtgtgTATTTATAGATGAAAttggaatttcatgcacatcttagccatttgatGGAATCtatcctatatattggatcaaaaaaAACAAACATACCATAAATATGTAcatattacatataagcatgcataaCCACTTTCAAGATCAAAATAAGATACAATTTTGGATAGAACGCcaaaatattcaagaaagcataaAAGGTGTGACAAAACACATTTGTTCCCAAATTATATTCAAGAAGCAAATCAACGAAGATTTTTTTCAACAAAGTTCAAGAAATGAACTAagtagaaaccattgagcataaaggatggtaTAAAGAAAACATGCtctaagatttatctcattcaagtaaATAGaacatagaagaaggaatgagatagaaaACTCCCAAAAGAGTAAGTTtataacaaataaaccaaaccctctacacttttcacaatggaacAATGTACCGAAAAAAGAGGTTTATCTTCCAAAATCAaatacttgatatgaatcaagagattttattaaaattattttcaaagaggcaaggaagacacatgggagcaacaaagatttcttggcAAGAAGATAATGCAATAAGAAGCAAACCAAGGCgaagatgatccataaattcaaccacataaaAGTTTATCAATTGccaaagacaatgagaatattggaattaatTTCATGTGGTATATTTCAAGGATTCGAGATCAACTTCACAAAATGCATATGGTTAAATTTATGAATTAAGAACCATGCACATATAGAGATTATCAATATATACAATCATGCAAACAATGAttggaataacttgaagcaaatggtttcccaaataagatataaatatatatatttgagGAAGCCTCACCAAGAATCTCTTACTCAAACAAGGACCAAAAAATAAGCAATAAGGGCTTTTAATAAGAGTGAGCTTGCTTGAGCAATCATGCCacttaggaacaagataattaacaaTATCATCTCTAAGTGGCAAAAccgcatatgttcacattttataggcttgtgatatgtacaaagcatatcactcccccataatgtgataaaacatttcttatcaagaggcaaattcaagtagagataattaatggaaatttagaatttaaatttctcatgagtatgacatacCACACAATGACTAGATAATATTGCAACATCAACACTAAGTGGTAttactcatgtacacacattttaagttaagagagatgcacaaagcataacaCTCCCCCAAAAGGGGATGTTTCATTAATTACTCGAAAAGAGCCAAAtatgatatcatcaagatgcattagaggCTCAAAGCAAGAAGGAAAAGTAAATTATGTGCCAAACAATCATACTTGAATATACAAGATAATAGAGTaaggcacaacatatacaaaaacatacttggtacaaaaccaaaatatgcaaaggggcaagtaacttaccttGTAAAGAATTTAAGTACAAATTACCGCAAAGAGAAACATTGAATATAAGGTATAGATGATAATCCTTTTTACTTGGCTTGATGAAATATGATATATGAAGATCCATTAATTTTTCATGAAATTGCCAAGTCTCCAATATCCTCCACATACACATATTTATCAAGTTCGAGCTTGTCGGTCCCCAATCAagctgggtcctaagaggttagtcacaatagattTGTCGAtttaaatggttcttttcttgacaccaattTGAGTTCCaataaacttggcaaacacattgtcaCCCTTATCCTTCCCAAgaaaataatcatcatcaacaatgatagggttagataaggtaccgttTAAGTATGAAgaggcaaagtgccccttctcacgacaaaCATAGTAATGTGtgctccccttcttcttctttgatGATTTCTTGACTTGGGGAGCTTTAGCTTGATTCTCCTTGGgaagtgacctatattcaacttgaggttgagctTAAGCTTGTTCTTGTGGTTGATTCCCTTGTTGCTTCTCATTTAAGTGTTTATTCTTCTTCAATGGACACGATCTAAAATGGTGCttttcaatcttgcacttgaagcaaacgatCTTGGCCGAATTCTTGACCTGTTATTGGaaattcttgttgctcttgctcttgaacttgttcttgttattggagttgaatccaaactCACTCTTATCATTGGgaaattgttgcacactcaacatattATAAGTGCGGATTTTCCTTGATACCAATACCAAAGGTATAACAATATATTCATGGCATCCACTTGAATTCAACATACGTAATTCAAGAAATATTTATGTAATATTTCTTCATATATAAacgcaatgaaaacattagtctctTTAGTCTGTTCTTGTTGGCCATGTGAGGTGCCATTTGTTGGCCATGTGAGGTGTCATTGTCATTGTGTTAGGATGgtggatgccggggcggcggcagCCCCGGGTAGCGGCGCAATCATGATTCTACGAGGCAGAGTTGTGGTTTTAAAAAAGGACGTCATGGGGGAAGAAGCCCCAGATCTCTTTTTAATAGAGGAGGTGCGTACGCACCGAGCTGCGAGAACGGAGTCTCGAACTCGGGCGGGCCGAGTAGTATCAGCACTGCCCAGTCACCGGGCTATGCTCTTAATTCTTCTACGAGGCAGAGTTGTGGTTTTGCTTCGCAGAAGTGTCGAaccagtgccattagggtggatgGTTTGTCATCGTTCTTTTACACTTTTCTTCCTTTTCATCCTTTTCACGTGATGCGATATTCTAAGCTAATATATGAGAGCCAGAACCAGAGCCAGTGATTGCTAGACCTTTGAAAGAAATTAAAAAGACAACGGCCAGCGTCAACAGCTGACGGAAGAAGGGAAAACGCGCTGTCACACATACTGTAAGCTTACACGAGTCTTGGCACAACAAACTTAAACTGCTAATGAGATGACAGAGATATATTAAATCTGAGGCAACTTAAAAGTAGCAATACTTTAATCATTTTATTGATTCATTTCTGTATTTTTATCTAACCATTTGAGAAACCATTTAGTCATTTCACTGATTTACTTCGGTACTTTTATGTGACTAGTTGAGAAACTATTCAATCCAAGGGTCCCAGCCAGCACGACCTTTGTCATGGAGACAGGTAGTGAATCTATGTGAAAATAGAAATTGTTAGTCAGGTGGCGTTGTAGAAATGCATCATCACAGAAAGATTACCGTATGCGACCATTTCAGCAAGTGTCACCGAAAGATTCAGTTACAAAAAGTTACTAACAGAAAAATCTTAAATAAATACACCCAAATCTCACGAGCACTCGACTCGAAAAAACTGGTTTTGTAAACCCGTGTGCTTATTGTACTCACCAAAAGTTCGGAAATTCATAATACATTCACGTCATCACGTCATGGACAACCCACACGCTTACACCGTGATCTGAAGTACGTAGTACGGAGTATAAAAATACAGAGCAGGGGACCGATCGTCGTGATCACCCCGCACACTACGACGGAGCGCGCAGTCTAGAACAGGTCGGAGAGCGTGGGCAGCTTGAGCTCGCCGGCCTTGGTGAGCGGCAGCGTGAAGTTGCCGAGGACGGGGAGGTCGACGGTGAGGCCGACGCGCATCTCGTAGTCGAGGTCCCAGTCCTTTCCGGCGTCCTTGACAAGGCTCACCAGGAAGTCGTACGGCACCTTCACCGGCAGGTCGAGGCTGGTGGTGTCGTCGCCGGCCAGCGACCCCGGGTCAGGCATGGTCCCGGACGCCACCTCCCGGCCCGCCAGCTTGAGGGAGTAGCTGATCTCGCAGATCGGGATGGTGTGGGAGTAGGGGTTGCGCACGTCCAGGCGGCCGCCCAAGGTGGCGCCGTCGCGGCCGACGTTCTTCACCGTCATGTCGGAAAGGTCCGCCTCCGGCTTCTTCACGTGCGCCACCTTCTCCGCCAGGAACCCCTTCGCCTTGTCCATCATCTGCGCCATGTTGCTCGGTTGATCGATCACTCGTCGCGAGTTTCTCTAGCTCTTGATGTGTGTGACGGATCGCGGTCAAAGTTCTTCTGTGTTTCTAGCTAGTTTGATGGCGTTGCAACATCGAGATCGCTGGAATATAAAGGCATGTATTGGAGTGGGGTCGGGGTTTTACGCGGCAGTCGGCAGACACGTAGAGGGGATGCGTGGTGGTCGCGCGTCGGCACGGGAGAAGCCGACCAGTACGAGGGCGACGGGTGGGCACGCGTCATGCCTAATGCGTGGTGGTTATCGAACACTCGAGTCTGGTGCTACTAGTGGTGCTTCTTTTCTTCCGGGAAAAAGTCTAAAATAAATCTTAAACTTGTAGACGAAAAATAAATTAAATCCTGAACTTCCAATCCCGGTAATTGACACCCTGAACTTCACAATCCGGTCTATTTTAAACCTTCCAGTAGGTTGAGTCTGAATTTGCTGACGCGGCATTGGTCAAAGCCGGGATTATTGACTAGGCCCACCGTCATAGTTAACAGTAAATAAGAAGAATAAAAGGAGGATGCTCGGGCTCAGGCAACCGGCAAATTGGTGCTCATGGAAGTGAACCAGCGTGTCGCCGCAGACGGCGAACTAGCGCTAGTGGAGGTGCTTGGGCCTGTTGTGCCATGGAGGGCTGGCGCTGCCGGAGATTCGTGGCACGAGCGCAAGTGGGAGTCTAGGGTGGTGACGTCGGCAGCTTCAGGTCATCAGCGGCGGTGGATTCCCATGCCGGTCGCGTGGAGTATCGGTGGCGGTCGCCTGGATCCCTCGCAGGCTCGTACTCGAATCAAGCCCCACATACGTGGGAGGACGCGCGGAGGAGACAGTCCAGGGATGGCGCGCTGCTGCTTTCCCTCGATGTAGGGTTGTGGGGGAGCCGCCGGCCGACGCGGGGAAGCCGGCCGTTAGGATGGGTCACCCTGGAGCCGGCGAGATCAAGGAAGGGTGGCCATCCCACGTGGCGGCGCAGTCGTGAAGTCTCAGGCGAGCGACATGCGATTTTAGTAATTGGAATTTTAGGAAGAGTATGGGTAACGTTAGGAAGAGCATGTGGGCCCGAACTGTAAGTAAGATTATCACATTTTCCAGGTAGGGATTGTAGTATTCCTAGTGTGCCAAACAGCTCTAGGGTCCAAAATAGACCGGGATTGCAAAGTTCAGAGTGCAATTACCGGTTTATCTTTCGTCTACAAATTTGAGGTTTATTTTGACTTTTTCCTTTCTCCCGCGCAGACGCAGGACACAATACTGGATGAATGTATAAAACAACACTTTTCCTAGTTTACAGCTAGCTGTTTTGCAATTGGTGAACAGTCACATTTTAAGGGTCCGATCTGTGTCTTCTGTCACGAATCTCCGCGCCGCGTTGAGTCTTTTCTCCCCCTCATTTAGGCTGGTTTGGGCAGAGTCAACGTACCTTTTCAGGATTATTTATTTTTAGAATTTCATTTTCCCCTACTCTCTTAGTCTGTCCACCCCTTGCCTCGGGAGACAAAGGGAGCAAACAGAGGTGCCATACTGCCATGGCGGAGAGGTCGGCGGCGACCCCGCAGCTGGTGAGACCGGCAGCGGAACGGAGTGCTACTGCGTAGGCCGGCGCAACTGCCTTGGAAGAGAGAGAGGTATCTCCGCAGcctgctccggcggcggcgggtagCGTTGTGGATCGAGACTTTGTTCGATCTGCAGCGGAGAGGCAGGCGATTCACGATAGTCGAAGACATGGCCGTCGCTTTCGAGATGGTAAtgtctgtttttttttctttctgcATATGTGTGCTATTTCAGTCTATCTCTAGCTCCTGCACGTTTTCATTTTTGGGCAGTGTCGCTGATTACGTTGTCGGTGCTTGGTTGTAAGGTGTGGGTAGTTTGAATTTTTTATCAGGTAGCGATGCTGCTGTAGTTGCGGAGCCGATTCAGTGTCATGGCAAACCTGCAGACTGCAGTTCATGTTGACCAGGAGTCCGAGCTCGCCGAGGTTGGATTATGGTTCATACTAGGTTAATTTCATCTGTGTTCGTGTTCTTTGTTGGTGAGCTCCACCTGTAGTTTAGGTTT
Coding sequences within it:
- the LOC127341966 gene encoding late embryogenesis abundant protein Lea14-A, which codes for MAQMMDKAKGFLAEKVAHVKKPEADLSDMTVKNVGRDGATLGGRLDVRNPYSHTIPICEISYSLKLAGREVASGTMPDPGSLAGDDTTSLDLPVKVPYDFLVSLVKDAGKDWDLDYEMRVGLTVDLPVLGNFTLPLTKAGELKLPTLSDLF